The Chryseobacterium sp. JV274 sequence AACCCTCAAATAGCTCAGCTATTGTTTTCTCGAATTCTCTCCATTCTATTTTTAACAAAAAGTTGGGATCTTCTGCTATTTTTTCAATAAATGTTTTGCTTACAATTTTGATGATATCTTCATATTCATAGGTGTTTAGTTCAGATTCTATTTCTATTTTAGATGTCCAAGTTTTAAGATCATCTAAGGTTAATAGTTCCACTTTTAAAGGATCAGTACTATTTACAAAACGATAGCATGAATAGGTAAATGCTACGGGCGCAAACATAATAAGACGATCATACGGATAATTGAATGCGAATGAAACTCTCTCGTGGACACGTTCTTCTGTAATGTTTTCAGTCGAGTTTTGAAGAGAAATACATATTCTGTCTCGTGAATCCTTTGAAACACATAAAATCAAAATTACTTGTATCAGGACTTGGATTAAAGATTGTTGTAAAGCCATCATTAGATAATAATTTCGAAATGACCTGATGAAATGTAAAGCAAATTTCCCGATCGTCTTTTGGACTTGTTATAGAATTTTCTAAAACAAGAATATCACGTACAAGCTGATCTTTTGTTGAGGGAGTCATAATTTTAATGGTTAACGAAAGTTATAATCCTAGAAATTCCAGTCCAGCATTTCTATTTTTTGAAAAAAGAAAGAATCCATATATTTCCAAATGCCTCCGGTCTGACCATACACCATATTTTCCCCTTGTTCATTCTGATAAAGCATGCGCAACAATATTTCTTTTGTATATTCAGTTTCATTGAATAATATAATCACTTTTACTTTTATTTCTGCAATTGCCGGTGCCTGATGTTCAACGGATAATATTTCAAAAGATTTTAAGTTCTTTTTTTCAAAGACTTTTCGAACTCTTCCCGCTTCCTTACCTATATTAAATTCATTTGAAAATAAACAAATCTGTTTAGCCATCTGCCCATAGTTGTTTTTCTGCCAATTTATTAAAAAACGGACAGCATCTCTTTCCGGAGTATATTCTTCGTAATCTACTTCGTTTCCTTGAGCTGGAAAATCTTGGTTTACTATAGGTTTTCTATCTTTCCAGTAGTCCATATGTTTATCCATATCTTTTATCTTCAATTTGTGTTGTTGATAGTTGGAAATGGTATCTTTTAGATCTGAAAAAGTTTCTTTTAAAGTAGGAGTGTTTTTTTCTTTAAGGGGACGTTCTCTGGCGGCACTTCAGAAAGTGAAAGATCATTTTTTTTAATCCTGCAGAGCAAAAGGGCATCCTGAACAGCTGTCTAAAGAAGTCTACCGCCAGATAGAATCTTTTGCCGGCTATTCGTTTTGTAAAGCACATTCCGCATCTTATGCCGTTGAAAGCTACCAGAGCCTATTCCTTAAAGTCTATTATCCTATCGAGTTCATGGTGTGCGCCATCAATAATGGCGGTGGCTTTTACAGAACGGAAGTTTATGTGCATGAAGCTAAGATGTCGGGAGCTACCATTAATAACCCCTGTGTTAATCTCAGTGAATGGCAGACCACAGTATATGGGACTGATGTCTATCTGGGACTGATGCATATCGAAAAACTGGAGGGAAGACTGGCTCAGTTAATTCCTGAAGAAAGAAAAAAGAATGGGGGATACCGATCCTTAGAGAACTTTGTCAAGAGAATTCCTATAGGCATCGAAACATTACAGATCCTGATTTTTATCGGTGCATTCCGGTTTACAGGAAAACAAAAACATGAACTGCTTATTGAAGCAAGATTTTTATTAGGGAATAATAAAGAGGTTTACCGGCAGCCTACCTTACTGGATGAGCCACAGAAAAGCTATCACCTTCCTAAGATTGAAAGAAATAAGTTTGAAGATGCTTTTGATGAAATAGAAATTCTCGGGTTTCCGGTTTCCTTTTCTCCTTTTGATCTTCTGCAGACAAAATACCGTGGATCAGTCATGGCTAAGAATCTGATACAATACCATAAGAAGCAGGTGAAAATGCTGGCTTATCTGATTTCGAGAAAACATGTTCCTATCAAAAATAAACGGGATGGAAATAAAAAGGATGAAATGTTTTTTGGAACCTGGATTGATGCAGAAGGCGAGTATTTTGATACTGCTCATTTTCCGGATTCTCTTAAACAATATCCTTTTCAGGGCGGAGGATGTTATCTGCTGTTGGGAACTGTGGAAGTCGACTTCCATTTTCCTACGATTACCATTCATAAAATGGCAAAAATGCCTTTCATTCCCGATCCCAGATATTCAATGGATCAGGAAAAATCTCAGGAAATAATAAGGAATCTTAGGGAAGATGTTAGTATGACCTTCAGAAAACCTTATCCACAGGAACATGAGATTGGGTTGCCGAGGGAAAAGATGAGGTAAACCGTATTCAATAACAAATTAAGTTAATAAAATACTAAGGGAATATTTTCATCAGTTCCTGTTTAATTTGTTTGATTTTAGCATCATGTCTATCTTTAGTATCGGATAAGTTTTGATCTGCATTAATTGCTACAAAATTGATTTTAGGAATCGTTTTACCCGAATTAATAATATTATCAATCATTAGTTTTGCATGATGTTCCCATTTGTATTCCAGAAGGAATAAATGAAGCTGATCATAATTTTGAAATATTGGATTACTTAGTAAATCAATAAACTTATTCTTTGGGTGCATGGTAGGGCATAGTGCAGTAAATAAATTTAAGTCTGACACTTTTTCATTAGTTATTCTCTTACTAATAACTTGTGTCCAAGTACTCCAGTAATCATCATTTGAATGAGTTTCTACAGTGAAATTTGCATTTATCCCTCCGATTTTATAATGTTTTCCTTGATAATACTTTTTTCTATTATTAAATAAATCTTCAATTATTGTGGTCTTACCCCAATTGTTGAAACCTGTTATAAAAATTGCTTGTTTCATATCTTAAATTTATACAAATATGATTAATAAAATTAAAAATATAATCATCTAATTAATATCTGCAAAAAAGGTGTAAATTAACTGTCAACTATTTAAACTATTAATCATGAAAACAACATCTCAAACTGATGGTGCAAATCACTTTGTACTAAAATGGTTATTTCTTGTACCTCTGCTTTCCTTAGCAGTTTCCATCTTTCTTTATTTAAAAGGTTTTATACCTTACGAAATTTTTTTAATTACATTAATTAGTCTTGTTATTTGCCTTGTTTCTAGTTTTATTGCACTAAAAATGAGAAAGAAAAAGCAAGGTATAATAGCTTTATGGGTCTTTTTTATTTTTTTGTTTTTAAGTCATATTAGTGTCGTTTTAAATATTTTACCTCCGAGTTTGGAAAACTACAATCCAATAACCCCAATGGCTACTAAAAAGATTAATATAGCAACATATATGGCAAATCCTCTAAATAGCTCAGAACAAAAAGTTAAGACAGCAATTTTATTTGCATGGGGAGATAATACACCAGACATCTCAAAGGTGGCAAATGATAAAAAAATTTCAGATTATAAACTCAATGAAGGTCAAGTTTTCTTTTTGACAGACTACCTTAATATTGCAGTGATTTCAGCTAAACCCAATGGGAAAAGACTTCATCCAGCTGACGTTAAATCCAGCAAGAATATACAGGGACTAATTGATTTGTTAGAAAAAACAATTAAATAATAATTGCTATGAAAAAGACATTAACCTATACAATTATTTTTTTATCATTTTTTGATTTGGTATTTTCTCAGGATAAAAAACAAAATGATACAGAACAAACTAAAAAGTGGGCATTCGAAAATATTACTATTGGTCAGTCGATGGCAACTTCTGAGGAGCAAGAACTACCAGCACAGTTATCGGTCACTTTTCCAAAAGGAAAAAAAGCATCTTATCTGATCAATACAGGAATTAACATCAATTTTAAAATAGATCGATGGCCGAAATTATTAGGTTCCTTCACGGGAGAATATCACAGAAATACTCTTACTGACAAAGAACAGAATAATATACAACTTGGTATCAAAGGACATTATAATTTCGCTTCAGAACCTGAAACAAAATATATCTTAATTTTTGATCCGCAATTTAGTAGGGATTTTGTTGAAGATAAAAATTCAATTCAATCTAATCTACTTTTTACCTGGGTAACTAACAATAAACCTTTAAATTTTGGCGCGCATAATTATTTAAACAAAAAGGAAACAATAGCTACTAAAATATCTATCATTGCAGGTGCACAATTTCAAAATGTATTTCACGGAGATGCAAACCAAGATTTACGTGGTTTTAAATTTCGTCCAATAGGTACTGTAAATGCAGGCATCTATTTTTTAAGAAATGAAAGTGATCCGACAGATCCCGTTGTTGATATCACTGCCGCTTATACACAGAGATTAATAGTGATAAATTCCACGGCTGATTCTGAAAAGAATACTTATCAGTTCACTTCAAGTATAAACTATTACATTGCAACTAATCCGGTAAAATTATCTATTGGAGGAACATTTCTTGATGGATCTGATCCTTATACTGCATTAAAACAACAACAATATTTCTTGATATCTTTTAATGTATTCCTCAATTAAAAAGAAAATGATCCAAAACTAATTTTCAGCTAAAATCCGGATACTTATATTATATTTATTAAATTTAAATATGATATAAGTACAATTAATATAGAAGTAATTAAATTTAATAACCACTAATAAAAACTTAACATGATTGAGAATACGATGCTTTTTGACAAATTAGTTGAAAGGAGAAAAAAGCATATAGAAACATTGCTAGATGAGGAATTCAGCGGAATATGGAGATATGTAAAAGGAAATTATTCTTCCGAAGCGCATTTTATACACGAACTTCTTCAAAATGCTGATGATTGCGGTGCTTCTTATGTAGATTTTAGAATAACTGAAGACGGATTATATTTTAAACATAATGGTATTATAAGATTCACAATTTCCGATGTAGATAAAACAACGCAAGATAAACTGAATGGTACATTAGGGCATATAAATTCCATAACAGCAATAGGTAATTCGAATAAAGTAGATCAGCAGAAAATTGGAAAATTTGGTATTGGATTTAAGGCAGTATTCGCATATACTAATGAGCCAGAAGTATATGATGATAATTTTTGCTTTAAATTAAAGAATTACATTGTTCCAGAACGATTAATTGAAAAAAATACAAATAGAAAAAAAGGAGAGACCTTGTTTTATTTTCCTTTTAATAATGAAGAGAAACCAAAGGAAGTTGCCCATCGAGAAATAGTTAATAAATTGAAATCTTTACAATCACCACTACTTTTTCTAAAAACACTCAACATAATTAGGTGGGAAAATAAGAAAGAAAAAGGATTGTTTACTAAAGAAGAAGATGTTGAATTTTTTAAGGGTAAATCTTCAGATAATCAGATTGTTAAACTTGTAAATCAAGTTAATAATGATATTCAACTGAAAAGGATTTGGTTGTTTACAAAGACTGTACGACTTAAAGATCAAACTGGAGTTCAAAAAATAAATGTTGGTTTTTTTCTTAATGATAACAATACTATTAATTCTGATAGTAAAGTAGATGCATACTGCTTTTTTCCTACAAAAGAAACAACGAATTTGAGATTTATTATTCATGCTCCATTTCTTTTAACGGATAATCGCCAAAATATTTTAGCGGGAAATGATTGGAATAAGTTTCTGATTGAGGAATTAGCTACCTTGGCAACAGAAGCCTTAATGAGTATCAGATCTAAATGTTTAGATGATAAAATTTCATATTTTGGAAAGTCATTTGTTGAACTTTTACCATATAATGAAGAAGATTTTTCAAATATTAACAATAACGATAGAATTTCCTTTTATCCATTTTATAAAAAAATTCTAGTATTATTAAGAACAGAGCAAATACTTCCTGGAAGAAATAATATCTTTTACAGAGCTTCAAATTCTTATTGGTCGACAGATAAAGAATTAACAGATTTATTTTCTGACGTTCAGATATCTCAAATTACTAATCGAGCAAATGTAGGTTTAATTTTTACGCATATTGGTCAAAAGAATGTTGAACAAAATAATAAACCATTGCATAAATATTTACGTTCGATAACAAATGAGATACTTGGACCAGAAAAAATAATTAAAAATATTTCAACTGCATTTACTGAAAATCAATCTATAAAATGGTTATTAAAATTTTATGGCTATTTAAGTGAAAGAGACTCTTATCTTAAAGTAGCTAAGGAGTATCCTATTATTTTGGATAATGAAGGTAAAGCCGTCATCCCTTATGATAAGATAAAAAATCATTATAATATTTTTCTGCCAGCTGGTAGTTCGGAGGATTTTAAAACAGTTAATTTAGAATTCCTTAAATATGATGTTGCGACTATTTTTTTTGAAAGATTAGGACTATCTATTCCAGATATAAAAGCCAATTATTTAAAAAAGATTCTTCCTAAATATGAGGAAGATATTGATCTGAGTGATAAAGAACTAATATCTCATACTAAAGCTCTAATTGAATTTTATAAAAGTTGTCATACCGAGGAGTTCAAAAGTTATGTTGAACGTCTTGGTAAATTACCTCTGTTTAAAGGTATACAAAATAATAAGAGCAAAGATGTCTATTTGATTACTTCTAATGAATTATATCATCTAACAGAAAATTTACATACGTACTTTGAAGGTTATGAATCTGTCTATTTCTTTGATGAAAAATTTTACAAAGCAAATCTTTCTGAAGAAGAATTTACTTTTTTAATTAAAATACTAAATCATCTTGGGGTTAGTTTTTTACCTCGGTTGAAGAAAATAGAAAGATATTGTGATTCTAATACTTT is a genomic window containing:
- a CDS encoding restriction endonuclease; translation: MMALQQSLIQVLIQVILILCVSKDSRDRICISLQNSTENITEERVHERVSFAFNYPYDRLIMFAPVAFTYSCYRFVNSTDPLKVELLTLDDLKTWTSKIEIESELNTYEYEDIIKIVSKTFIEKIAEDPNFLLKIEWREFEKTIAELFEGLAFHVTLTPSSKDGGKDIILEIVKNGRPIKYIVEIKHWKSKQLVGQKSVKEFLKVICKEKRESGLFLSTYGFTSNAFEGLTELERKKIKFGDEQKIVTLCHTYLKVKSGIWTPLQDLQEVLYEQTF